The sequence GCTGAAGAGGCCAAAAAGGCTAAACGGAGACAACGAGAGATTGACAATGCTCTTGATGATCACGAGAGGGTCAAAGCTAAAAccaaaaaggaaaaagagaagataccTATCTCACCTGAAACAGTTAGGAATAGAAAtagagtgaagaagatgaaaaagcAAATAGTTAAAGTGATCGATAGGAATACTGGTAAAATCAGGAATGAAGAGATTCTCGTCACtgatttatcatctttcgaaaCTGAAAAAGTGTCTTCACCTAGAAAGAGACGAGCCAAGGTGTCTATAAGGGATAGTGCgagtgaaggtgaggagCTTtacgagaaggagaaggccagaaagaagaagagagaaaagttaaggaggaaattgaaaggtaaagagagtgaagatgagtaTATAactgttgatgaggatggtaagCAAATaaagaataagaagaagagagccTTGATCAGctcggatgaagaagatgagagagtgagatcaaagaggaaagaaagaaaagagggGTATTAttctgatgaagaggatgtacgTCCCAGTAGACGTAAAGCCAAGGCGAAACGGGAGAAAGTCAGAAATGGACGTGGTGGCGTcgagttggatgatgaagatgaggatgagatgctCTATGAGAAATATACTGATCAGACTGGTAGACcaagattgaggaagatCCCACATGATGATCCGTATCAGGATTTCTATCGGAAGAGATCCAGAGCTAAAGCTGGTAATGcagctggaggagggatTGTTGATtatgaagaagataatgaatTGGATAGGATCCAACAAGGTGGACAAGGTAGAATCAGACGACAGGTGAGACAACCTATTTACCAAGATGGGGATACTATTCCCCTGCAGAATGTTGGAAGAGATTaccaacaatctcaatcgCAAGTGCAACAAGCTATTCCTGACGAACCGATTATGGCTCAGAGAAGACGAGTCGACCAATCGgttttggaagatgagattgctAGAGAGAATCCATCATTAGGTAGagcagagagggaagaatTGGCTAAATTGAGATTACAGAAGATGGATGTCGAACATGAGAGAGATAATTTCTCGACTAGAGGTAGAAAGCTTGGTCAAGATGATTCGAGAGtgaacgaagaggaggatgaaaatgTGTTGGGTaggaaaaagagagatgggCGATTTAACGACATTGGTAATCATCATGAAGAAGTGACTAGACCTGGTCTACAGACTAAAgcacatcatcttcaagatgagCTCGAAGAGAGAAAAGTTGTGGAACCGGGTCAAAGGAGAGTCGTCAAATCCTCAGAAAATGctggagaagggatgatggcCGAAGAGCCGCTTAAGCAGAACGAGGAGACCGTTCTTGGTCATAGTGAGAGAATTGAGAAAGCTCAAGGTGTTGAGACTATGAAAGTTGAGAGTCCTCAACGTAAGTTTTATTTCTTGAGGCCAATTGACAAACGTGAGTAATAAGTACTGATATTGTCGTGAAATTACCAGTACAAGTACCCGTTAAGCCACAAGGTCCAAACGAGCGGAATCGAAAACAATTCGAGAGacgagaaagaagacgaGTTGGcctggatgatgatgaatcggCGGATGAACGGCAAAGAGAGTGCGATGAGACTGGCGGACCGGCTCATGAAAATGCTAGATCTCGTCAGGAGGTGTTTGCGCTACCTGCAGAGCCTATCAAGGCAAGAAAGCCCCTGACGACAAAGGATGTATATGATGTTCACGAGGAGTCGAGACCTGGTAAGTTGAGCTATCCTATAGACATATGTTATGACTGACAATGACTCTTGTCAGGTGGATCAGACCATCACTCTCGAATAGACGAGGCTGTACTAGAAAATGATCGCCTACTTCAGGGGTCGGGACATCCAAGGAGAGGAAGCGCCACGGAAGAGCACAACGACTCTCGATCTGAACAGGATGGAAAACCCCAAGTCAatgttgaaagggaagaatccCCTACTTTGAGACACGGTACACGAGTAAGACAACATGATGAATTGGCGAGCTCTCCACCTGCTCATGCGAGAAGGACCGAGATCAAGGTCGAGGAAGTCGAGGAGGATAAGCAACCCAGAGAGAGGCAGCGACCTAAGCCATTGGCCTTGGAAGCTCCTCATAAAGCTCCCAGGAATGCTGCTACGGCAGACCCCTCAGAGGAGCTACAGACTCAACACAGAAGTAAAGAAAGTCCGGATGGATCCCAGCCTTCTCCAGTCAGAGGATCGAATACccaagatgatgagaaagccAAACGAAGAGCAGAGGTTTTGGCTGGTGCCAAGCGAGAGCAGAGATATGAAACTTGGGAACAGATCATTGCTAGGGAAGTTAACTCTCACAAATCTGTAGATCCGTCAGATAGAGTACATGTACGTGAGAAGTCaatgaggagatggatgaagagaaaagatCGAATGATATCTGAGAATCCGAGACGAGGCGAAGAGGATCTGTTGATTGATGTGGTGCAAGGTgtggtgaagaagtacaAAAGTAAGATGCAAAGAGAAACTCAATCGGGATCTAtccctcaagatcatcaggtTCGGGAAACGACTTCTCGGAACCATTTAATCGAAGCTGGTGAACCTCTACATCGTCGACAACAAGCAAGGAAAGAAAGTTCACCTGTCAGGCAGGAAGTTCATGCTCAAAATGATGGTAGAGGAGAtaagcgaagaagaagagagagaagtatGGATGACGTTGACACTACTCGAGAAGTTCTCGATCTATCAGATCTTACTGATGAGCAAGTACAAGAATACAAGAGAACAGGTAAATTACCTTCTCGCCACATGCCTCGAAAAACCCATGACGACACAGAAAGAGCACAGCCCAAGACCGCAAAACCCGCTCTGGGACACAGAGCTTATCgagacgatgatgacgaagatgaggatcagCCTAGGATGCAACTAGCTTCGACAAGACCTGGACCGATccctgatgaagatgctgataTAGGTGCTCCAGATGGGGCCCATACTGCTCAAAAAGTAACAAGAAAGAAAGCTCCTTTGGCTCTTTCCGACAAACCTGAATATCTCActgaaaaagaggaaaacaACCTTCGACCGACCAATGATTACAAACAGGATTTCAGCTTATACGAAGATGATCCTTATGAAGATGCACCAGTGAAGTCAAAGACTAGACCTATCGTACAGTCTGAAAAAGAAAGGCCTAGACCAACCATCAGGgatattgttgttgatgagaagcgagggaaagaaagacgAGATTCTGGATATGTTTCtgataaaggtgaaaaggCTGGACTTGAGCTTCCTGAGAAACCTGTTCCCACCAAGATCTCAATTGGTAATAAAGATGCCGAAGACAAGGATATATTCGAACATACAGAAGATGTCAGACCTGTAAAATATAGGTCTGAAGAGAGGCTTGGAAAGGATAAGAAGCCCCATGTACCTGCCCAAACGGGATATGAAACGAACAGATGGCCtttggaaggtaaagatcCGATCCAAGAGTTCCATGAAAcattgatgaaagagaatcaACATCCTTTACAAGTTCATCATGCTTTCGTTCCTGATAATAAACCAAAAAGTCATGATAGGATTGAGGAAGTTTTCtctgacgatgatgaagccCAAGCTCCGAATGTAACTCAACCGCTGAATATCCCaccaaagggaaagggaacCAAACCTACCAAGCCTGGATTGAGATCTGACGATGATGCACAtgaggataagaaagatcTTGAGGACGATATTGACGCGGAGAATACGAGATCtgatatgaggatgatgggtcatcgtggaagaaggaatgccaaagaagcgaagaagagagaaaaggcTGAAAGGCGGGATCAGGTCCCAGACGATTTCTACCaatctgatgctgatgacgatgatgattcttcGATTAGAGGTGATCGTAATGCCAAACCTGATCAACGCAGAAGCTCACCTGTCATAAGCCCTCTTTCGCCTAATTCTCGACAAATCGTAGCGGAAAGGGCCAAGataagggaagaaagagtggAGCAGAATAGAGAGGCAGTCGATGATTATGATGTatctgaagaggaggaaatcTCTACCACTAGAcacaagaggaggaatgagcATCGTAGAGTAGGACGAAGggagcaagaagaagcaagaggTGAGACGAAGACCAAGAATAGAAGCAAGATGGAGTTCGGTCATGCTTctagaaggggaagaaataCTTCGAGCGATagggagaatgatgatacagaGGAGATCTCCTTAGGAGACAGGTCGAGACGAGATGCTGAGAGAGATCGAGGAGATAAAATGGATTCAGACGCAATTGAATCCTCTTCAACAGACCGAAAGGCGCCACAAAATCGGATGccagatgaggaagatggagacGAGACGCTTGTGGAAGAtgggagggaaagaagcaGCAGAAGGAGGCAAGCAGATGACAACAAAGCAAATCAAAGTCATGATGACGAAGTTCCCACTAAGATGAAACATCCAAAAGTCGACAAGGAAAATGCCAACCCTGACTTCGACAACCAGAATACCAAGCCCGATCGATCAGTCAGGAAGGGCCGCAAAGGTGACCAGCCTATTCAAGATGACGATACTGATtcggatgaggaggatcaaaGCAACGTAAGGACCCGAATACCAGAGGCGGGAGGTTCAGACCAAATGCCAGGAGAACCCAATAGGAATTTCCGCCACAATGGTAGAAAGACCGGTGCACAAACAGATTCTGACGATTCAGACGAGGACGATGGTACCAGAAACCAAGATAGCAAAACCCGTAAAAAGAATGAGGAGACTCGTGAAGCAAAAAGGGATATGGAGCACGACAAAGctaaagctgaagagagtCGTCggaacgaagatgagaagatggctCGGAGACAACAAGAATCCATTGAGAAGCAAAAGAATAAATCGAAATCGTCCACCCACagagatgacgatgacgatgatgatgctcatATGAGAGATTACAATACTTCCCGTATATCCTGGAGTCCCAAAATCCTTTTCCGATCTGGGTGGGGTATCCTCAAGAATGCACCTATTTGGTCTTCGTTTTCCGCCATTGGATTTATCCTATACGTCGAAATCACTAGGCAACTGTATTCCCTATTGGCAATTTCATCCGGATCACTTACAGCTGCCACTTCCGCTCCATCTAGTGGATCCGGTGGATCCGGTGAATTGACTAAACGAGCTGGTTCAGACGACGATTTAGGATTGGATCTTCAACTGACACAAACTTGgttttccaacctcttctccaccaacgGAGTGGAATCTACCTCgttcttcattttcatcagtTTATGGAATATCCTTTGCATTCCCCTCCTGGCATATCTGATTTACTCAACACTTGAAAAAGCTTCTAACCCCAATGATAAAGAAAGCACAAAATCATGGTTATGGCGTAAAATCAAGAATACCATTGGATCTTCGGTACAAGTCATCTTCATGGATAGACGATTAGACGGATTTAGGTCATTCATCAAGCGATTTAGTCTATGGACAATGATAAGATCAactatcttcatctgccaATTGATTGGTACAATTCTAGTATTCAGACAAATTATGAGTCTCGCTTACCTCTCTGCCAatggatcaacatcatctacATTCTCAAACTCAGGAGATGTAGTCGCTACTATCACCTCGTTAAGTGAATTTGCAAGTGGACTGAGTAACGGTCAAGTATTCGGTATAaccaatttcatcttcttgttatTACTCCTCAACTTATCTATCTCATGGTATACCTTGCTTCGTTCGAAGAAGACAGCAGCTAAAGGTTCGAGATCGATCCTCAAATGGATATCGATCTGTATGATTACCACGACATTTATCGTTTCTTTATTGTATTTCCAGGAAATCGCAAATTACCTAATTCAATCTCAGAATACGACCAATATGGAGGGCTCAAGTGGGACGATCGTGCTGATTTCAGCAAACTTCATGTTTATGGGTTTGTTGCCTGCTATGGGATATGTGGTTTATGAATTGGGTAAAATGTGGGATAGGAAGTTCCCTAATGGATTTTTCAATAGGAGGAGAGGTAGTGGCGGGTCGGGAGGGGGAAGTAGTTCGTTTTGTTGGTTAGATTGTGGCCTCGTGTaattcaagctgatatgattccATAAGATGTGTGGTCTATGAGTACGAGCTGTTGtactatatatatgatgTAGATAGACTGTTTAGGTTTGATAACACTGTATTTATGACTTAGTAGACCATTTGATTTCATTGATACCCATATAAGATTAATGCACAGAGTGCCAATTGAGAGGGACCAGTGCATTTCCACTCGTAGTTCCGACGGAAACTACTTCCGCTCAAGGAGATTTGTTGATGTTCACTTTCCTGCTTGGATACTTTGGCTCATTCTGTAAACAACATCATACTATCAAAGCTacaatcaactcaccaaagtaTGCAGAACATATAGCAACGACTATGACGACCCCACCTATAGTGATACTAGACAATGGGGCGTATAATATAAAAGCTGGTGTAAGTGGTGTGGATTGGGAACCTAGGTAAGTTCTTCTAATGCTTCTCCTGATTATTATTTATACTCCTTGTAGATGAGCTTGTCACCTGCGAACACGGCTCCTTTGAGCATTTCAGGCCTGACGCAGATACTGACGCTTTCGATGTTGTACCTTTAGAATATATCCAAACTCGATAGCCCGTTCGAGGACCGAGAAGAAAGTGTATGTCAGTGATGAAGTAGATAGTTGTCGTGATCTGTCGGGAATAGTCTATAGAAGGCCATTTGAGCGGGTGAGCTTCATCTTGCTCGTCGATTCGACCCTGAGAGAAGCTGACCAAATATTCTAGGGGATGTTGGTTAATTGGGATGCGGAGAAAATCATTTGGGATAGGATATTTTCTCCCCAAGGCTTGAATGTACGTTTCTCAGCTAGCCTTTAGTCGATTCTCCGTTGTTAGACAACTTCAggtcagctgatgtgataTAAACACTCAGATCAATCCCTCAGAATCTAGTCTACTAGTGACTGAACCGTACTTCAACCTACCGAATATAGCAGAAACATACGATCAGATGGTATttgaagaatgggaattCCAGAGTTATTTTAGGTGTACTCGTAAGTCAGCTGGTACACTGATCGGAACATAAAtgagctgagctgatcatTGGAAATTACAGCTGCTGCACTGATACCGTATGGAGGACTATTCGAGGACGATACAGGCATCCCACCTGAATGTATGATCGTCGTGGATGTAGGATATTCTTTCACTCATGTGATACCGCTAAGAGATGGTCAGATAGTTTGGAAACATGTCAAAAGGTAGGTCTATGTGCCTTCCGCTGATATCATATAGTCTTGTTCAATGCGAAGTAAAAGCTGAATGAGTGGGATGACTGTAGGATCGACGTAGGAGGTAAACTTCTGACGAATCACTTAAAGCACCTCATATCATTTAGACAGTGGAATATGATCGATCAGACACATGTGGTGAATGATGTGAGGGAACAGTGTGGGTATGTCAGTatggattggaagaaggatctggagTTGTGCAAGTGAGTAACGCTCTTTCCTCTCATAAGACTATTTGGACTTTTTCTTCCTATGCCCCTCGAGCAGTGCTAACGATTTGCAATTTCTTAGACAAAATCTTAAGAAAAATCCAATAGTACAAGAATACGTCTTACCcgatttctcttctcgatcaactTCCCGTACGGGGTATATACGCTCTGGACCAAATGCCAATCCTCCGAATGATACACAAGATAAACAAGTCAATGGACATAGTaggaaagtggaagaagacgaagaacaGATACTGGTCATGGGGAATGAAAGGTTCGCTGGACCGGAATTGTTATTCAACCCTTCTGATATCGGTATGTTCCTCTGCCTCTGAGAATAGCAGCAGCTAACGGACATACATGCATACAGGCCTGAAGCAATCGGGGTTACCTGAAACTATCGCATATGTCATATCAATGATGCCCGAAGAAGTCAGAGGGATGTATTGGGCTCATATTGGTATCTTTGGTGGTCTAGGGAACATAGAGGCGTTGGGTGAAAGATTGTAAGCTGTCTTGACTTCCGGTCGGCGAGGAAGCCTTggaaagctgattcatctgGTCGAGCAGAGAAAGGGATCTACAAGCGCTATGTCCTGTCGATTACGAGATAGGAATATATGAAGCGTTTGAGTGAATATCGAGTTCAATTATCATATTTCACAATATCTAAGCTGATGTATTGCATTCAATCTAAACCATAGTCCCGCTTCTCCACCATACGTAGCAGCCACAACCCTCACCACCTCCGAGATATACCTATCCACCTACCCAATCACCCGAGCAGAATATCTAGAACATGGATCATCGATATGCCGACGTAGGTTTGGTGGTCCAGCATATAATGTGAATCCACCTGGATTCACGAGCGGTGAGGTCTCAggggagattgatgatgatgagagggagaggaggtaTGCGATGGGATTGGAGAGTATAAAGgggagaggagggaagaagaggaaggaggaagaggaggtgatcAGTGGGAATTGGGgcgggaggaggagaagagcaGCTGCTTCATAGGGCGCTCATCCCGCGCTACTAGTTTGACATGCACTAGTTTACATTCACGGTACAAAGGTTAAATTCGATTGACAAAGTACAACGACGATAAATTCGATACAACTTTGAATATACAatttcttctgtttctcttcctttacaTGAATGGTCAATCTCTGCTAGAACTCTGATTATACGATATCTTCTGTTGGTGATTTGTGACTCTTGGAAAGCGAATCACAGTACTTCTGCCATTCCTCCCCAGTCCATTTTAGTTGTTTCTCAGAAAAGACCAATCCATCGTCAGTGCCGCATTTGTAAAGATCGTTTGATGTATCAGCAAAGACTGACGGATGTGATGGCTGAGCACGAGGTCTGGGTTTGAGTGATTGGATATTAGAAACTAGTTCGTTGAGAGGAATAGGTGGAGTCCTGATGATAGAGgcgtcttcatcttcgagaTCGCTTTCAACATCGACGGAGAGGGTTGATTCACGACTCATAGCTTTTGAATTTGGCATCGGGAAAAGCTTCTGCCAAGATTGATCACGATCAGGACATTTATATCGATTTGTAGGCGTAAGCATTGGTCGGTACTCTGTTCCAGGTACATGATTGCCAGTCGAGATTGGATAGCTACCATCGGGGCGGAAGGGTAATCTTTGTTCCCAGTCGGGATGGCCTGCAGGGTATTCTGTCAGTTCCTAGTTGAAAGGCAAAAAAGGGGGAAGGAGTACACTCACCATTCACAATAGCGCTAATGTCACTGCAAGAGATACGGAAGGTGTGACGAGTGCTGGCCTGATTCTCGTTTTCTGGTTCGGACGGTGGAAAGGCAAATGTAATGAATAGATCTTTTAACAATGGCTGGACAAGGTAGTCAGCCGGAATCGCATTCGGAAAAGGAAGAACTCACAATGCTCGAGATGGAGAACCGACTGGTGGTGTCTAAGATATTTCCTCGCAGTGTTCCACCAATTATTTGATCCTCAGTCCAGaatcctccttctcctttgaCCAATTCCTGTCCATTCTCGTCAAATCCCAACGATTTATATTTGAATCTGTTGTTGATTTTAGGAGGCGTGAACTTCAAGCAATTTCTCTAATAAGCAACCAAGAAAAACGATCAGTAAAAATTGTATGATGAATGGCTATTGGACTTGAGTGAGACGTGTGTTGGACGTGTGTTGGACGTGTGTTGGACGTGTGTTGGACGTGTGTTGGACGTGTGTTGCAGGGGTGATgcatgaatgatggatgcGTGATGGATGCGTGATGGAAGTGTGATGAATGGGTGATGAGACTGCGATCCACTCACGAGTTGACCTCGCATGGCGTGTTGCAGCTCATGCATCACCGTGTTGGCGAGAAACAAGACGTGTGCCTCATACGTATTTCTCCCTGTTTCACGCTGTTGGTAGGCTTCTCCTGCACCGAAGACCAGCTACGAGGCATCAATTAGCTCTCTTTGCCGTTGCCGAACATGCACATACAAACTCACGTCTGCATTTATTCGGATGAGGTGCGGAGCATTATACTTATCGACACATCCGTATACCTCCTTCAGATCAGCGTCGACTACGATTTGGAACGGTCCTGTTCTAATGAATTCTTTTTGCCACTGCAGTACTCTTTCGTCGATCGGCGCCGTCAGGCTTTCGAGAGGAGCGGGGAGAGGTAAATGCCATTCTCGTTCCGGTACATGCTGAATGGATAGAGCGGCGTTGGTAGCTTGCATCGCCGCAGGAGTATTGAGAATCCTCAGAGCGAGCCTTATAGCAGATCTGAGAGCGTGTATATCCTGCTTTTTGGGCAGCTCCGTCAAGCTACCGGCACCGCCGCCGATGACTTTGAATCGATGAGGTAGGACATAGTCGGAGAGAGGATGGGGAATGGAAGGTCTGTCACTGATAGACATGTTGTCACTGGCGAATGCGAATACGATGTGGATaggagaaaggatgaagatgatcgttGGAAGATGTGACGTGAGATCAACGAGAATTAGGTTAAGCCAAGGTGGAGGTATATGGGCAGGGACGATACAAGTTATCAGGCTGACCATCGGTTGATGACGATCATCCGTACTCTGTCCATGTGTATGCCACCCACCCATTCAGACTGCCAACGCGACATTTACTCTACAATTCAACCTCTCCACTCTCACTCATACCCTCTTCATTCTACTTGACTCGCTATCATATACCCATATTGATCGCCAGAATACGAGtagaacaaggtgagttatcatcctctcatctaTCAGTATTACCTGACTGATCCTCTTGCTACTTGCAGTCAACCATGTCCCAACGAATCCACCTCAACCCCAACGCTCAAAGACAACAGCCCATGATGGGTATGCAAGGAGGTGGTTATACGCCTGACCCAATCTCCAGACCGtccaattcagcttcgtACGGTACAGGAGGGAACGATGATCTGCTGGGTAAGGTTCAAGCGTACACTAGCAAGGTTGAGGACATGATCGAGGCTTATACccaggtgagtgactttcGTCCCTCTGTGCCATTGCAAGTGAATGATGGTGCATGAAGATGAGTCACACATTGATACCTGATCCTGACGTAGCCAATCAGACCTTATGTACCTGCCATGGCTAGATTCCTGATCGTCGTGACTTTCCTCGAAGGTAAGCTCACTCGACGTTAGATTCGTAAATGATGCAGTAGCTTATTCATGTAATTTACTCCTGCAGACGCTCTTAGAATTATGACTCAATGGTCCGACCAACTCTGGTACCTCCAAAAGTGAGTGGAAGTCAGCTGCACAAGAAGGGTTAATGCAAGTAGCCATGTACCAAACTGACATGACCATTCAAAATAGACATAGACACTTCCCATGGGGTTTatcccatctcttcctccttatcaACGTCTTTGTGAGTGCGCTCAGCTATCGACCTGGAGCGGAaaaaaaagctgatatatctttTGTGTGCTCATAGGCAATGTTGGCAGGCTCATTTGGTGTGATCGGCAAGAAATACCCTGATTACTCTGTATTCTGTTTACTCGGTGTTGTAGTcgctcaaggtgagtccaaTCCTTATTATGACTCAGCTGTTGGAATACTGCCAGGCTAATCTCAAGCTGTGtgatttctctttcactGATCATAGGTCTCGGATATGGACTTCTCTTCGACCTTTCATTCTTCCTCCGAAACTTATCTGTCATCGGAGGTCTGCTCATGGTCTTATCTGATTCATTACAAAATAAGAAGAAATTGTTCGCTGGTTTACCTAGTATAAGTGAGACTGATAGAAGGAAGTAGTGAgtttttcttctcctctttatTACATACCCTCTGGGTCGCAAATGCCGTAGATTTTTACTAATTTGATATTGACGATTCGTTTGTCCTCACAAAGTTTCCAACTTGCTGGTCGAATCCTGTTGATCTTCCTATTCATcggattcatcttccaggGATCATGGTCCTTCGCTCGAGTCATCGTCTCGATCGTAGGATTGGGAGCATGTATAATGGTTGCTGTGGGATTCAAAGCTAAATGGAGTGCCACCTTCCTCGTCGTATTGTTATCGGTCTTTAACG comes from Kwoniella mangroviensis CBS 8507 chromosome 2, whole genome shotgun sequence and encodes:
- a CDS encoding actin-like protein ARP6, whose protein sequence is MTTPPIVILDNGAYNIKAGVSGVDWEPRIYPNSIARSRTEKKVYVSDEVDSCRDLSGIVYRRPFERGMLVNWDAEKIIWDRIFSPQGLNINPSESSLLVTEPYFNLPNIAETYDQMVFEEWEFQSYFRCTPAALIPYGGLFEDDTGIPPECMIVVDVGYSFTHVIPLRDGQIVWKHVKRIDVGGKLLTNHLKHLISFRQWNMIDQTHVVNDVREQCGYVSMDWKKDLELCKQNLKKNPIVQEYVLPDFSSRSTSRTGYIRSGPNANPPNDTQDKQVNGHSRKVEEDEEQILVMGNERFAGPELLFNPSDIGLKQSGLPETIAYVISMMPEEVRGMYWAHIGIFGGLGNIEALGERLERDLQALCPVDYEIGIYEAFDPASPPYVAATTLTTSEIYLSTYPITRAEYLEHGSSICRRRFGGPAYNVNPPGFTSGEVSGEIDDDERERRYAMGLESIKGRGGKKRKEEEEVISGNWGGRRRRAAAS